The following are encoded in a window of Osmia bicornis bicornis chromosome 15, iOsmBic2.1, whole genome shotgun sequence genomic DNA:
- the LOC114880576 gene encoding signal recognition particle 14 kDa protein, with amino-acid sequence LVLVELTRLFDKSRISGSVVLTIKRFNGHNKPVPREGKSPLPTPSEFLCLVRATLRSKKISTVIHSKDVNKFQQAYWNLLKSNINGLKKLKKVKSAKPKVH; translated from the exons TTAGTTTTAGTGGAGCTAACACGACTTTTCGACAAATCTCGAATTTCTGGTTCTGTTGTATTAACTATTAAAAGGT TTAATGGACATAATAAACCAGTACCTAGAGAAGGAAAGTCTCCGTTACCAACACCAAGTGAATTTCTCTGTTTAGTGAGAGCCACCTTACGATCTAAGAAAATTTCTACTGTT attCATTCTAAagatgtaaataaatttcaacaaGCCTATTGGAAtctattaaaatcaaatattaatggtcttaaaaagttaaaaaaagtTAAATCTGCAAAGCCTAAAGTTCATTGA
- the LOC114880577 gene encoding LOW QUALITY PROTEIN: zinc finger protein 2 homolog (The sequence of the model RefSeq protein was modified relative to this genomic sequence to represent the inferred CDS: inserted 6 bases in 6 codons; deleted 12 bases in 10 codons; substituted 1 base at 1 genomic stop codon) — protein MNIDVTTKIVKVEDTVLMKIHIGNLFDPDNSQETIIMSTEHDSSDMKVIAQGGQIIQIVTDXECVTCHRVFQSQDMLKEHLDMCREEDDSVNILQLSNLESYDSEDEEQDDNSDYIINSNAEDLKIQTTNFRFVPVVRKTNNDKPVIMPVPDTQCHCCAEDLSTAHNGGQYKCQNCDLSFXKKSSLERHTFVIHWQCDSCTCKECGESFSIKNRLNKHRYTTHCGRKVYRCEPCDTYFSRSYHLNRHIMQSVVMGTSWNTFNCQVCKKVFTRKDNLREHLRTHAXTPQRQKKPCKYCPXEFFTSQQLVIHERVHTGERPVQCDXCPKTFLSSLAIKKHRRVHTGEKPFECKFCHKKFAARETLNRHQRTHTGEKLHVCQYCGKSFIQAAXLRAHIFHHTGENGFYCDVCGQAFNRKARLNVHKKFVHEGATPFTCEICEKRFIRREDLVKHALLHTGVKPFKCDKCVKAFSTKSSLQAHLNTHRREPPQSCVECNKVFIRQDCLMRHIKAKHRELLEDVMNEVEKKHLQTQLYNIATIAAEKQQEWKIQKTFHRXTIKAISDLLKILIDDETLQLFGWPDASIQDILEAVIRRCGHQPLTSESELLFTERLRENIKLLFTVVIEDDTVKSLLTTKTVDDVIIHVLELSKECTSNS, from the exons ATGAATATAGACGTTACCACA AAAATTGTGAAAGTTGAGGATACAGTGTTAATGAAAATACACATTGGAAATTTATTTG ATCCGGATAATTCACAAGAAACTATTATAATGTCTACAGAACATGATTCAAGTGATATGAAAG tTATTGCTCAAGGTGGTCAAATTATACAAATTGTAACAG TAGAATGTGTAACGTGTCATCGTGTTTTTCAGTCACAAGAT ATGCTAAAAGAACATTTAGATATGTGCAGAGAAGAAGATGATTCTGTGAATATATTGCAATTAAGTAATCTAGAGAGTTATGATTCagaggatgaagaa caagaTGATAATTCAGATTACATTATTAATTCTAATGCAGAAG ATTTAAAGATACAAACTACAAATTTTAGATTTGTTCCAGTGGTCAGAAAAACTAATAATGATAAACCAGTAATTATGCCTGTACCTGATACTCAATGCCATTGTTGTGCTGAAGATTTAAGCACAGCACACAATGGTGGTCAATATAAATGTCAAAATTGTGACCTTTCGT AAAAGAAATCGTCTTTAGAAAGACATACCTTCGTAATTCATTGG CAATGCGATTCTTGTACTTGTAAGGAATGTGGAGAATCGTTTTCG ATAAAAAATCGTTTGAACAAACATCGGTATACCACTCATTGTGGCCGAAAGGTTTATAG GTGTGAGCCT TGTGATACTTATTTCTCTCGAAGTTATCATTTAAATCGTCACATAATGCAATCAGTTGTCATGGGAACATCATGGAATACATTCAATTGTCAA GTTTGTAAAAAGGTATTTACCCGTAAAGATAATTTACGGGAACATTTGCGCACTCATG GAACACCCCAAAGACAGAAAAAGCCTTGTAAATACTGTC AGGAATTCTTTACTAGCCAACAGCTAGTAATTCATGAACGCGTA CACACAGGAGAACGACCAGTTCAATGTG TATGTCctaaaacatttttatcatCTCTTGCCATT AAAAAACATAGACGAGTACACACAGGAGAAAAACCGTTTGAATGTAAATTT tgCCACAAGAAGTTTGCTGCCCGAGAAACTTTAAATCGACATCAGAGAACTCATACTGGTGAAAAACTTCACGTTTGTCAATACTGTGGAAAATCATTTATTCAGGCCG CACTAAGAGCACATATATTTCACCATACTGGTGAAAATGGTTTCTATTGTGATGTGTGTGGA CAAGCATTTAATCGAAAAGCCCGTTTAAATGTACAC AAAAAATTCGTCCACGAAGGAGCAACACCGTTCACGTGTGAAATT TGTGAAAAAAGATTTATTAGAAGAGAG GATCTTGTTAAACACGCATTGCTTCATACAGGAGTTAAAC CATTTAAATGTGATAAATGTGTAAAAGCTTTTTCTACAAAGTCATCTTTGCAAGCTCATTTAAATACTCATAGACGAGAACCACCGCAATCGTGCGTTGAATGTAATAAAGTTTTCATTCGACAAGATTGTTTAATGAGACATATCAAAGCAAAACATCGGGAACTATTAGAGGATGTAATGAACGAAGTTGAGAAAAAGCATTTGCAAACACAGTTATATAACATTGCCACAATTGCTGCAGAAAAACAACAAGAATGGAAAATCCAGAAGACTTTCCACCGATGAACTATTAAAGCTATTTCGGATCTTTTAAAGATATTAATCGATGATGAAACACTTCAG CTGTTTGGTTGGCCTGATGCTTCTATTCAAGATATTCTAGAAGCTGTAATTAGAAGATGCGGCCATCAGCCATTGACGTCTGAAAGTGAATTACTTTTTACCGAACGATTAAGAGAAAACATCAAACTTTTGTTCACAGTTGTCATAGAAGATGATACGGTAAAATCACTCTTAACAACAAAAACAGTGGATGATGTTATTATACACGTTTTAGAACTTTCTAAGGAATGTACATCAAATTCGTAG
- the LOC123988519 gene encoding LOW QUALITY PROTEIN: RRP15-like protein (The sequence of the model RefSeq protein was modified relative to this genomic sequence to represent the inferred CDS: deleted 1 base in 1 codon): MVELNSSINIGKLQKKSQVSFKEESSDDNESDTIAYKTEGNPGWADAMHKILQTRKPKRKKTIVLSKAKKLFDVKKKENEENVSFEIEKVKEEVETFKEEVENKDEKSVTQSKERRKNNLGIRVKPSIIDRERERMLQKIATKGVVQLFNAVKQQQGEINQKLSKAGPLERKRERVLKNIDKCAFLDVLMGGSKSIPIDNNVKDETEENKSRKQKDKETWSVLREDFVMGTKLKDWDRKSKEDEDDSSAPEDMDSDD, translated from the exons ATGGTTGAATTAAATAGTTCAATAAATATTGGAAAACTACAAAAAAAGTCACAAG TAAGTTTTAAAGAAGAAAGCAGCGATGATAATGAATCTGATACCATTGCATATAAAACCGAGGGAAATCCTGGTTGGGCAGATGCTATGCACAAGATTTTGCAAACAAGAAAGCCAAAACGTAAAAAAACAATAGTTTTGTCTAAGGCAAAAAAGTTATTCGAcgtgaagaaaaaagaaaatgaagaaaatgtgtcatttgaaattgaaaaagtaaAGGAAGAAGTAGAAACGTTTAAAGAAGAAGTTGAAAATAAGGATGAAAAATCAGTTACACAAtcaaaagaaagaagaaaaaataatttgggTATTAGGGTAAAACCAAGTATAATAGATAGAGAACGGGAAAGAATGTTACAAAAAATAGCTACAaa AGGTGTAGTACAATTATTCAACGCGGTAAAACAACAACAAGGTGAAATTAATCAAAAACTATCAAAAGCTGGCCCGTTAGAACGAAAACGGGAACGGGTATTAAAGAACATTGATAAATGTGCATTCTTAGATGTTCTTATGGGTGGAAGTAAAAGCATTCCAATAGATAACAATGTTAAGGACGAAacggaagaaaataaaagtcgTAAACAAAAG gaCAAGGAAACTTGGAGCGTGCTGAGAGAAGATTTTGTTATGGGAACAAAGTTGAAAGATTGGGATCGAAAAAGTAAAGAAGATGAAGATGATTCTTCAGCC CCAGAAGATATGGATAGCGACGATTAA
- the LOC114880565 gene encoding uncharacterized protein LOC114880565, translating into MVDRSWKITESTTTTGTTWLYNITTQGEMSSSGGLGFGVGVAGGPTLAAAQQSQGVAALLVMLAVLCFIFAYCCWGAPFCRSLCRRHCCCRLEDPEPDSRFSNNDQAMVATPTIILLPHGRMLVVDGTIFTQFQTDPTGLDLVELGDSVLRAQRNPRSINRHQLQNSQGSILEMDAETPSKDSLGSVGCFPPPTYESIYGKEESDMPPSYSDILLHRFANLPHEIDMHGFCHDGKEEIEMQSLDGYPHILGNPMNTIPYPYATIANFSSQSFPRRNVSRNPSIISNPLDSYFVDNELELYRMSQGIVPRVFSNANFEALRTYQDETSFHTENSNEHQMRNELVSENGNHCVSDNTVRNNERMQGNNTDEISRNITTGNDLMNTRNLVRSLSRISQESRNNLENSQKENQENGVIFVRLSRSEDRNNGHGSHNWYSVANENDRSRTQINQDDQSNLRNVHSENPRADETNRNTESNPIEYYIRSQSIDENVGRSQRLETESNYSDEETSNFGALADIRESRV; encoded by the exons ATGGTGGACAGATCGTGGAAAATCACGGAATCAACAACCACCACGGGGACGACTTGGCTGTATAACATCACTACCCAag GCGAGATGAGCAGCAGCGGTGGGTTAGGATTTGGCGTCGGCGTCGCCGGTGGTCCAACCCTCGCAGCCGCTCAGCAAAGCCAAGGGGTAGCTGCTCTCCTAGTGATGCTTGCCGTCTTATGCTTTATTTTCGCCTATTGCTGTTGGGGTGCACCGTTCTGCAGGTCTCTATGTAGAAGACATTGTTGCTGCCGGTTAGAAGATCCTGAACCAGATTCACGGTTTAGCAATAACGATCAAGCGATGGTAGCAACACCGACCATCATTCTCTTACCACACGGTAGAATGCTTGTTGTCGACGGTACAATCTTCACCCAGTTCCAAACCGATCCGACCG GTTTAGACTTGGTGGAACTCGGCGATAGCGTGTTACGAGCTCAAAGAAATCCACGAAGCATAAATCGACATCAGCTACAGAATAGCCAAGGTAGCATCTTAGAGATGGACGCTGAAACGCCCAGTAAAGACAGCTTAGGATCCGTTGGGTGTTTCCCACCTCCAACTTACGAAAGTATCTACGGAAAAGAAGAGTCAGACATGCCACCGTCGTATTCTGATATTTTATTGCATAG GTTCGCCAATCTTCCTCACGAGATAGACATGCACGGTTTTTGTCACGACGGTAAAGAGGAGATTGAGATGCAGAGCCTAGATGGTTATCCGCATATACTAGGTAATCCTATGAATACAATACCGTACCCTTACGCGACGATAGCAAATTTTTCGAGTCAAAGTTTTCCACGAAGAAACGTCTCGAGAAATCCATCGATCATCAGCAATCCTCTCGACAGTTATTTCGTGGATAATGAATTAGAATTGTACAGGATGAGCCAGGGCATCGTACCTCGAGTGTTTAGCAATGCGAATTTTGAAGCCCTTAGAACTTATCAGGACGAAACTTCGTTTCACACAGAGAACAGTAACGAACATCAAATGCGGAACGAATTAGTGTCGGAGAATGGAAATCATTGTGTTTCGGATAATACCGTTCGAAACAACGAAAGAATGCAAGGGAATAATACCGATGAGATATCACGAAATATAACGACGGGAAATGATCTGATGAACACGAGGAATCTTGTTCGTAGCTTGTCGAGGATCAGCCAAGAAAGCAGAAACAACCTGGAGAATTctcaaaaagaaaatcaagagAATGGAGTAATCTTTGTTCGATTATCTCGTTCCGAGGATCGCAATAATGGTCACGGTTCTCATAATTGGTATTCCGTTGCAAACGAGAACGATAGATCGAGAACGCAAATCAATCAAGATGATCAATCGAATTTGAGAAATGTACATTCGGAAAATCCTCGAGCGGATGAAACTAATCGCAACACGGAATCAAATCCGATAGAATATTATATTAGAAGCCAAAGTATCGACGAAAATGTTGGAAGATCCCAACGATTGGAAACTGAATCTAATTACTCGGACGAAGAGACCAGTAATTTCGGGGCTCTTGCTGATATTCGTGAAAGCCGAGTATAA
- the LOC114880570 gene encoding lysophospholipase-like protein 1 isoform X1 has product MYKNYIHTFICFYLIVYGEAMNHITAINVVKATRRHSGTLFFFHGSGSSGDDIKKWIDTLNKGELNFPHIKIIYPTAPAQPYTPNNGTLSNVWYDRANISINAPEMVESVDSMCKTIQELINKEVSNGIPHDRIAVAGFSMGGGLSLYLSYKYISSLAGCCAMSSFINKNSMVYKHLKESPKIHTPLLQFHGNADAFIPIKWGEETSNNLKEFGVNVQFVPLNNVDHELDATEIKSFKEWLLNILPEN; this is encoded by the exons atgtataaaaattatatccaTACTTTTATTTGCTTTTATTTAATAGTTTACGGGGAAGCAATGAATCATATTACTGCAATAAATGTAGTAAAAGCTACTAGAAGACATAGTGgcacattatttttttttcatggttcag GATCTTCTGGGgatgatataaaaaaatggatTGATACATTGAACAAGGGAGAACTAAATTTTCCACacatcaaaattatttatcctACTGCACCTGCTCAACCTTATACACCTAATAATGGAACG CTTAGCAATGTATGGTATGATCGTGCAAATATATCTATCAATGCTCCTGAAATGGTAGAATCAGTGGATTCTATGTGTAAAACTATACAGGagttaattaataaagaagTTTCTAATGGAATTCCACATGATAGAATTGCTGTTGCTGGTTTTTCAATGGGTGGAGGACTATCATTATATTTATCATATAAATACATATCATCTTTGGCTGGTTGTTGTGCCATGTctagtttcattaataaaaattccatGGTATACAAG cATTTGAAAGAGAGTCCAAAAATACATACACCGCTTCTACAATTCCATGGCAATGCTGATGCATTCATTCCAATAAAATGGGGAGAAGAAACTTCcaacaatttaaaagaatttgGAGTAAATGTTCAATTTGTGCCATTAAATAATGTAGATCACGAATTAGATGCGACTGAAATAAAATCCTTTAAGGAATGGCTGTTAAACATTTTAccagaaaattga
- the LOC114880570 gene encoding lysophospholipase-like protein 1 isoform X2: MNHITAINVVKATRRHSGTLFFFHGSGSSGDDIKKWIDTLNKGELNFPHIKIIYPTAPAQPYTPNNGTLSNVWYDRANISINAPEMVESVDSMCKTIQELINKEVSNGIPHDRIAVAGFSMGGGLSLYLSYKYISSLAGCCAMSSFINKNSMVYKHLKESPKIHTPLLQFHGNADAFIPIKWGEETSNNLKEFGVNVQFVPLNNVDHELDATEIKSFKEWLLNILPEN; the protein is encoded by the exons ATGAATCATATTACTGCAATAAATGTAGTAAAAGCTACTAGAAGACATAGTGgcacattatttttttttcatggttcag GATCTTCTGGGgatgatataaaaaaatggatTGATACATTGAACAAGGGAGAACTAAATTTTCCACacatcaaaattatttatcctACTGCACCTGCTCAACCTTATACACCTAATAATGGAACG CTTAGCAATGTATGGTATGATCGTGCAAATATATCTATCAATGCTCCTGAAATGGTAGAATCAGTGGATTCTATGTGTAAAACTATACAGGagttaattaataaagaagTTTCTAATGGAATTCCACATGATAGAATTGCTGTTGCTGGTTTTTCAATGGGTGGAGGACTATCATTATATTTATCATATAAATACATATCATCTTTGGCTGGTTGTTGTGCCATGTctagtttcattaataaaaattccatGGTATACAAG cATTTGAAAGAGAGTCCAAAAATACATACACCGCTTCTACAATTCCATGGCAATGCTGATGCATTCATTCCAATAAAATGGGGAGAAGAAACTTCcaacaatttaaaagaatttgGAGTAAATGTTCAATTTGTGCCATTAAATAATGTAGATCACGAATTAGATGCGACTGAAATAAAATCCTTTAAGGAATGGCTGTTAAACATTTTAccagaaaattga